TTCCCCTTCGGTCTGATGAACAAGTGTACAGCATCCAGCTACTACTCACCTTCTCCTACCAGCTGTTTGTATGTCgtcgccccccccccaccccccctcattCAGTCCGACACAATGTCCAATGCATTCACTACATCCATACAGTTCCTCTCACTACTACAGTCTCTTTTTGTATTTCacttccatctgtctctcttccctctttacAGAGAATGTCCACTGTGGTGATGCAGACACTGGCCTTTGTGCAGCATTCCTCCTCAGTTCCTGGCTCTCAGCTCTTCATCAGTGGAGATCTGCGGCTCCAGCAGAGAACCCCACTTCCACACCGTGGTCTACACACTGTATACAATGTGAGGGcacattctctctctgtatctctctcagacacacaacacataaaGTATTGTTCATTGTAGACATGGCCCTTAACCACAGGTTTAGAATAAAATTACCCTCAATCTTTATATTAACCATTAGGTTACCTGACGCTGTATTAGTGGTAGGGGCAACTTTGACCTACTCCTGCTGGGACTCCAATGAGCACATGTAGCAGATGGGGATCTGTGAAGCTTAGTCTGCAGTCTGAAGTTTCTCCACTTGTGCTGCCAAATAGCTAGATTTATGATGGTGCGACTGGGAAAGACGTTTCAGGGTTCATCAGTATCAGCCGAATCAGGTGGAAGTGGCGTAACATCctttacacacatacaccccaaCAGTTTGTATAACAAAGTATACACTTAAACAAAGCTCCATCATTGTAATATTGACACTACAAGCATTTACTCCCAAAAGTCAAATATTGGTGTCATACTTCAGTGCACCTGAATATGTCATGACAGTGACAAACCTTACGTCCAGGAatcttaatcaaatcaaattgtatttgtcacatgcgctgaatacaacaggtgtagaccttacagtgaaatgcttacttacaagctcttaaccaacaatgcttcaagaagttttaagaaaaattagtgttaagtaaaaaagagaagtacatttaaaaaaaataaaagtaacaaataattaaatggCAACAGTAAAatgacaatgtggaggctatatacagggggtattggtacagagtcaatgtggaggctatatacagggggtaccggtacagagtcaatgtggaggctatatacagggggtaccggtacagagtcaatgtggaggctatatacagggggtaccggtacagagtcaatgtggaggctatatacagggggtaccggtacagagtcaatgtacgggggcaccagttagttgaggaaATATGTACCTTTTTGGTAGAGTTAAAGAGACTATGCTTAGATAATAAATAGAGTAGTAGGGTCTGGGTGAcactttgattagctgttcaggagtcctaTGGCTTGGGGACAGAAGCTggtaagaagccttttggacctagacttggcgctcctctaccacttgccgtgcggtattagagacaacagtctatgactagggccttcctctgacactacctggtatagaggtcttggatgataggaagcttggccccaatgatgtactgggccacacgcactaccctctgtagtgccttgcggtcggagaccaagcagttgccataccaggcagtgatacaaccggTAATCAATGTTTAAATACTGCTTTGTGTACTTAACTTATATTTTGTGTGCTTCTTGACTTATATTGTCTTCTTTTATAATCTAGGTATCAGTAATTGATGGAGCAAGTCCGTTTGCAAGCGCATATGATCTTGCCAACGTCATTGGATCCTATCAGGATAGAAACTGTAAGTGGGAATTCTCACTTGCCATGTTTCTATAAGTTGATCACTGTTGAGTTGTATCTGATTACACGTAATTAGCCCACTCATGTGTTTGCCTGCTGTTTCTCACTCTCACACTTCCCCTTCCTTACACAGTGACAACGTTTCTGTCCTGTCCAAGTCCAGTATGGACTGTGGGTCGAGCTGCTGGTACTCCCTTCCAGATAAATGCTAACGTCCGCTACCCAGTGGAGGTTGTCAGATATCCtttattgtgtgtctgtgtgtgtgtattgaaaaGACTTGTGAAAATATACCTTTCTCTCTGTTGTGTTAGATGCTGCCTAACCAGTTTGACAATGCACATACTTTGGCAAGTTCACAAAGGCCAGACATTCATGTTTACTTTCCTTATTGTCTCTTTGTCTATATGATTTCTTGCACTGGTATTAATGTTATATTGAATGTTTAGTTTGTCTAGGCCTACAAGTGCAGGGAAGACAAATATGATGATGATTTAGATTCTTTATTGCCATTAATGGCAAGGCCACTGCTGCTAAAGAAACATGAGACAGACAATGATGGCAACAATAACAGTAATGATAATAATAGTTATAGTAATTAAAGAAAGGATTTTAAGTATTAAATCGTCAGAATCAGCTTAACCTTTTACATATAGAAAGTAAGGGGAAGGGAGGcatggcaaacacacacacagtatttccTTGACTGAGCCTCCACCTATCGGCCTGGGTTCTGGGAGATGATCAAATTTGCCTGGATCCAGTACGTCAGTGTGTTGCTTATCTTCCTCTGGGTTTTCAACAGGATTCAGACCTTTGTTTTCCAGAATCAGGTGCTGCCGACTGTACCTATACCACTCTTGAAACAGCACCACTTTTGATTCAGTGGAACTGTTCACCTCCCATACTGAGGTACTGTGGAGGGAAGAGGCCACATCACCAAACAACTTACATTACAATGGCCAAATGTTCAGAAGatcaatacaaacacacacaggatacagaatTTTCCTTGCCTTTACATATACATTTACTTAAACATCACTAGTACACATCGCTACACACAAGGCATTCAAATATTTAGCTTCATCAGTCCGTGCTACTGAATGAACTGTTATGGAGTGATTGATTTTCAGTTAGCTATGTAGCGTTAGCCGGTGCTGTGTAAATGTTGAAAACAGATTTGTGATTATTTGTGAATGTGGAAAAGAAATGTCTAGTTTTTTTATGAATCAGTTTTTATTTTGTACATAGCTCTTGGCACTGTTAAtaaagcagtggtggaaaaagtacctaattgtcatacttcagtaaaagttAAGACACCATATAGAAAATGACTAGTGAAAGCCACCTtgtaaaatactaattgagtaaaagtctaaaagtatttggttttaaatatacttaagtatcaaaagtaaaacaaagtataaatcatttaaaatttcttatattaagcaagcCAGAAGACACAatgttttttaatttacagatTACCAGGGGCACACTTggacactcagacataatttacaaacaaagcatttgtgtttagtcagtccaccagatcagaggcagtagagatgacaacggatgttctcttgataagtgtgtgaattcgaCCATTTTCCTCTCCTACTAAGCATACTAAGGcatgtcatggaaaatgtatggagtaaaaagtacattattttctttaggaatgtagtgaagtaaaagttgtccaaaatataaatagtaaagtacagataccccaaaacactactaaagtgtactttaaagtatttaaaactttaaagtactttacaccactataATGATACGTTTGTACTTTCTCATTTTCATTCCCTGATAAGATCAGAACGTGGGTAGTCTATATAGTCAGAATAAATACACAGAAGGGTGGAACTGAAATGCATtgatcgacagggctgtagtggagcaggccgagagcttcaaattccttggtgtcaacatcactaaggacctatcatggtccaaacacaccaacacagtcgtgaagagggcacgacaacgcctcttccccctcaggagcctgaaaatatttggcatgggccctcagaacctcaaaaagttctacagctgcaccattgtgaGCATCTTGATttgctgcatcaccacttggtatggcaactacttagcatccgactgcaaggcgctaaagagggtagtgcatacggcacAGTATGCAGGGCCATCCAGGGCCagagtgtcagaggaagaccctaaaaattgtcaaatactccagccacccaagccatagactgttctcactgctaccacacggcaaacGGTACCGAAGCgctaagtctgggaccaaaagactcctgaacagctttctacccccaagccataagattgatgaacagttaatcaaatggctacccagactatttgcattgaactCCTTTTTTTTGCACGGACAttcttgcactggctctatgcacaatcactggactctacccacagtcacactacactgacactccaacacacactcacacactacataccctcacacacacacatccatattaACGCCACACATAGACACACCTTCACACTTCATATACGTTGCTGCTATtcagtttattatctatcctaattgcccagtcacttttaccccaacctacatatacagtggggagaagtatttgatacactgccaattttgcaggttttcctacttacaaagcatgtagaggtctgtaatttttatcataggtacacttcagctgtgagagacggaatctaaaacaaaaatccagaaaatcacatttgtatgattttaagtaattaattagcattttattgcattaaataagtatttgatcacctaccaaccagtaagaattccgtctctcacagacctgttagtttttctttaagaagccctcctgttctccactcattacctgtattaactgcacctgtttgaactcgttacctgtataaaagacacctgtccacacactcaatcaaacagactccaacctctccacattggccaagaccaaagagctgtgtaaggacatcagggatacaattgtagatctgcacaaggctgggatgggctacagaacaattggtgagaaggcaacaactgttggcgcaattattagaaaatggaagaagttcaagatgacggtcaatcaccctcggtctggggctccatgcaagatctcacctcatggggcatcaat
This window of the Oncorhynchus clarkii lewisi isolate Uvic-CL-2024 chromosome 1, UVic_Ocla_1.0, whole genome shotgun sequence genome carries:
- the LOC139415777 gene encoding transmembrane protein 231, translated to MAFYEVYSHPASIRYKTSVCTKATLFLGIVLCLTYIPPLLVAYRSQGFWVKRSTYEEQPVVRFQYQVLIIAATSTSGDYVAWSTFPNFNNMQGTNLRIPSISVREEDQNQDGKLDRLKFRLDLPLRSDEQVYSIQLLLTFSYQLFRMSTVVMQTLAFVQHSSSVPGSQLFISGDLRLQQRTPLPHRGLHTVYNVSVIDGASPFASAYDLANVIGSYQDRNLTTFLSCPSPVWTVGRAAGTPFQINANVRYPVEVVSYRPGFWEMIKFAWIQYVSVLLIFLWVFNRIQTFVFQNQVLPTVPIPLLKQHHF